The following are encoded together in the Citrobacter arsenatis genome:
- the mhpC gene encoding 2-hydroxy-6-oxonona-2,4-dienedioate hydrolase, producing MTYQPQTEAATSRFLEVQEAGETLRVHFNDCGQGEETVVLLHGSGPGATGWANFSRNIDPLVQAGYRVILLDCPGWGKSDGIVNHGSRSDLNARILKSVVDRLDIQKVHLLGNSMGGHSAVAFTLSWPERVGKLVLMGGGTGGMSLFTPMPTEGIKRLNQLYREPTIENLKLMMEIFVFDTSDLTEALFEARLNNMLSRRDHLENFVRSLEANPKQFPDFSPRLGEIKARTLIIWGRNDRFVPMDAGLRLLSGIAGSELHIYRDCGHWAQWEHADAFNQLVLNFLARP from the coding sequence ATGACTTACCAACCGCAAACCGAAGCCGCGACCAGTCGTTTTCTGGAGGTGCAGGAAGCAGGCGAAACGCTACGCGTGCATTTCAATGACTGTGGGCAGGGCGAAGAGACCGTCGTGCTGCTGCATGGCTCTGGTCCGGGGGCGACGGGCTGGGCGAACTTCAGCCGCAATATCGATCCGCTGGTGCAGGCCGGATACCGGGTGATCCTGCTGGATTGTCCTGGCTGGGGCAAAAGCGATGGGATCGTTAACCACGGTTCGCGATCCGATCTCAACGCTCGCATTCTGAAAAGCGTGGTAGATCGGTTGGATATTCAGAAGGTCCACCTGCTGGGTAACTCAATGGGTGGCCACAGTGCCGTGGCGTTTACTCTGAGCTGGCCGGAGCGCGTGGGCAAGCTGGTGCTGATGGGCGGCGGAACGGGGGGCATGAGCCTGTTTACGCCGATGCCGACTGAAGGTATCAAGCGCCTGAATCAGCTGTACCGCGAGCCGACCATCGAGAATCTGAAGCTGATGATGGAGATCTTTGTCTTCGACACCAGCGACCTGACCGAGGCGCTGTTTGAAGCGCGTCTGAATAACATGCTGTCGCGTCGCGATCACCTGGAAAACTTTGTTCGCAGCCTGGAAGCCAACCCGAAACAGTTCCCGGATTTCAGCCCGCGCCTCGGAGAAATCAAAGCCCGGACCCTGATTATCTGGGGACGCAACGACCGTTTCGTACCGATGGACGCCGGTCTGCGCCTGCTCTCCGGGATTGCCGGGTCCGAGCTGCATATCTACCGCGACTGCGGGCACTGGGCGCAGTGGGAACATGCGGATGCCTTTAACCAGTTGGTGCTGAACTTCCTCGCACGCCCTTAA